Proteins found in one Oryza glaberrima chromosome 4, OglaRS2, whole genome shotgun sequence genomic segment:
- the LOC127771712 gene encoding receptor-like serine/threonine-protein kinase SD1-7: MNMACLPFLICLLLISFCKCDDQLTQAKQLHPGDVLGSKSGVFALGFFSPGTSNKSLYLGIWYHNIPQRTYVWVANRDNPISTPSSSVMLAISNSSNLVLSDSEGRTLWTTNITITGGDGAYAALLDTGNLVLQLPNETIIWQSFDHPTDTILPNMKFLLRYKAQVSRRLVAWKGPNDPSTGEFSLSGDPSLDIQAFIWHGTKPYYRFVVIGSVSVSGEAYGSNTTSFIYQTLVNTQDEFYVRYTTSDGSANARIMLDYMGTFRFLSWDDSSSSWTVRLQRPASTIDCYTYASCGPFGYCDAMLAIPRCQCLDGFEPDTTNASRGCRRKQLLRCGDGNHFVTMSGMKVPDKFIPVPNRSFDECTAECNRNCSCTAYAYANLTIAGTTADQSRCLLWTGELVDTGRTGFGDGQNLYLRLAYSPANKKNKKVVKVVVPIIACLLTFTSIYLVRKWQTKGKQRNDENKKRTVLGNFTTSHELFEQKVEFPNINFEEVATATNNFSDSNMLGKGGFGKVYKGKLEGGKEVAVKRLGTGSTQGVEHFTNEVVLIAKLQHKNLVRLLGCCIHGEEKLLIYEYLPNRSLDYFLFDDSKKSMLDWRTRFNIIKGVARGLVYLHQDSRMTIIHRDLKASNILLDEEMSPKISDFGMARIFGSNQHQANTKHVVGTYGYMSPEYAMEGIFSVKSDTYSFGVLVLELISGSKISSPHLTMDFPNLIARAWSLWKDGNAEDFVDSIILESYPISEFLLCIHVGLLCVQEDPSARPFMSSVVAMLENETTARPTPKQPAYFVPRNYMAEGTRQDANSMSLTTLQGR, from the exons ATGAATATGGCATGCCTCCCCTTTCTCATCTGCTTGCTCCTCATCTCCTTCTGCAAGTGCGATGATCAGCTGACACAAGCAAAGCAGCTCCACCCAGGCGACGTGCTTGGCTCCAAGAGCGGGGTGTTTGCGCTCGGGTTCTTCTCCCCTGGAACCTCCAACAAGAGCTTATATCTTGGCATATGGTACCACAACATCCCGCAGCGCACATATGTTTGGGTTGCCAACCGAGACAACCCGATCTCCACACCTTCATCATCCGTGATGCTCGCCATCAGCAATAGCTCTAACCTTGTCTTGTCAGATTCCGAAGGCCGAACTCTTTGGACAACGAACATCACCATAACTGGAGGCGACGGTGCTTATGCAGCGTTACTTGACACAGGAAACTTGGTTCTCCAGCTGCCAAACGAAACAATCATATGGCAAAGCTTTGATCACCCAACTGACACCATTCTGCCCAACATGAAGTTTTTGCTGAGGTACAAGGCACAAGTCAGCAGGCGACTTGTCGCTTGGAAGGGCCCAAATGATCCATCCACCGGGGAATTCTCCTTGAGTGGCGACCCCAGCTTAGACATTCAGGCCTTCATCTGGCATGGGACCAAGCCATATTACCGCTTCGTCGTGATTGGTAGTGTGTCAGTGTCCGGCGAAGCATACGGCAGCAACACCACCTCTTTCATATATCAAACTCTGGTGAACACACAGGATGAATTCTATGTTAGGTACACAACCTCTGATGGCTCAGCAAATGCACGCATCATGCTTGATTACATGGGAACCTTCAGGTTCCTGAGTTGGGATGATAGCTCGTCATCATGGACAGTTCGCTTACAACGCCCAGCGAGCACCATCGACTGCTATACCTACGCCTCATGTGGCCCATTCGGCTACTGTGATGCCATGCTAGCCATCCCAAGGTGCCAATGCCTCGATGGGTTCGAGCCTGACACCACCAACGCTTCGAGAGGATGCCGAAGAAAGCAACTGTTGAGATGCGGAGATGGGAATCATTTTGTGACCATGTCCGGAATGAAGGTCCCTGACAAGTTCATTCCTGTCCCAAACAGAAGCTTTGATGAGTGCACGGCTGAGTGCAACCGCAACTGCTCGTGCACGGCTTATGCTTATGCAAACTTGACCATAGCCGGCACCACGGCAGACCAATCAAGGTGCTTGCTTTGGACTGGGGAGCTAGTCGACACGGGGAGGACTGGTTTTGGTGATGGTCAGAACCTGTACCTCCGGTTGGCCTACTCTCCTG ccaacaaaaagaacaaaaaagtaGTGAAGGTTGTAGTCCCAATTATAGCATGCCTGCTGACATTCACATCCATATACCTTGTCAGGAAGTGGCAAACAAAAG GCAAACAGAGAAATGACGAAAATAAGAAGAGAACAGTGTTAGGAAACTTTACAACTTCTCACGAACTTTTTGAGCAGAAGGTAGAATTTCCAAATATTAATTTTGAAGAGGTTGCTACTGCAACAAACAATTTCAGTGATTCCAACATGCTCGGCAAAGGAggttttggtaaggtttataaG GGGAAGTTGGAAGGAGGCAAAGAAGTTGCTGTCAAAAGACTCGGTACAGGTTCCACACAGGGGGTAGAGCATTTTACAAATGAAGTGGTTCTTATTGCCAAATTGCAGCACAAAAATCTAGTCAGGCTTCTTGGTTGCTGCATTCATGGAGAAGAAAAGCTTCTTATTTATGAATACTTACCAAACAGAAGCCTGGATTACTTCCTTTTTG ATGATTCAAAAAAGTCTATGCTTGATTGGCGAACACGGTTCAACATAATCAAAGGAGTAGCTAGAGGACTTGTTTATCTCCACCAAGACTCAAGGATGACAATAATTCACAGAGATCTCAAAGCCAGCAACATTTTATTGGATGAGGAGATGAGCCCCAAAATATCAGATTTTGGTATGGCGAGAATCTTTGGTAGCAACCAGCATCAAGCAAACACTAAGCATGTAGTCGGGACATA TGGTTACATGTCACCTGAATATGCGATGGAAGGCATCTTCTCTGTCAAGTCTGACACCTACAGCTTTGGTGTTTTAGTCTTGGAGCTTATAAGTGGCTCTAAGATCAGCTCACCTCATCTGACAATGGATTTTCCAAACCTTATAGCCCGT GCCTGGAGCTTGTGGAAAGATGGAAATGCAGAGGATTTTGTGGACTCAATTATTCTGGAAAGCTATCCAATTAGCGAGTTTTTGCTCTGTATCCACGTAGGACTGTTATGTGTCCAGGAAGACCCAAGTGCTAGACCATTCATGTCATCAGTTGTGGCCATGTTAGAGAATGAGACCACAGCACGTCCTACTCCAAAGCAACCTGCATATTTCGTGCCAAGGAATTATATGGCCGAAGGGACGAGACAGGACGCCAACAGCATGAGCCTTACCACACTACAGGGGCGTTAG
- the LOC127770946 gene encoding receptor-like serine/threonine-protein kinase SD1-8 produces the protein MSSMFLIILSCMLLLSNSGRTTTGAELGDTLGKGRNITDGERLVSAGGSFTLGFFSPASSSSSSTSRRYLGIWFSVSDDVVCWVANRDRPLTDTSGVLVITDAGSLLLLDGSGHVVWSSNTTTGGGASMAAQLLESGNLVVSDRGNGGAGAVVVWQSFDHPCDTLLPGMKIGKNLWTGAEWYLSSWRSSGDPSPGNYRYRTDTKGMPENVLWDGDGEVYRTGPWNGLWFSGIPEMGTYSDMFSYQLTVSPGEITFGYSANAGAPFSRLVVTGVGEVQRLVWEPSSRAWKNFFQGPRDLCDDYGKCGAFGLCDAGAASTSFCSCVEGFTPASPSPWKKMRDTSAGCRRDAALGCATDGFLAVRGVKLPDAHNATVDKRVTVEECRARCLANCSCVAYAPADIGGGGGGGAGSGCIIWADDLVDLRYVDGGQDLYVRLAKSELGKDGIRQRRPPAAVVIGASIASVVGVLLIILLVLLYVIRRRQRPRVSDDDAGVPAATAAVHARPNPALAAPSINLSSVKEATGNFSESNIIGRGGFGIVYQGKLPSGRKVAVKRLTQSLVTDKRKEDFIREVEMMSNTRHAYLVELLCYCQEGGEMILVYEYMENMSLDLYIFGEDRRLRASLNWVQRLDIIRGIAIGVEYLHNVKVIHRDLKPSNILLDDNWRPKVADFGTAKLFINDQTDPTLVLSAGYIAPEYAAQGNLTLKCDVYSFGVVLLEIISGKRNRTLPTFLRHTWESWKQHEIEDILDLGLIKPEPDLLLGLDRCIQIGLLCVQQSPDDRPTMNQVVSMLTKYSSQIAMPKNPMINSRCEPSVSQVVSDTEPASHDRPGPSLN, from the exons ATGAGCTCAATGTTCCTAATCATCCTATCATGCATGCTTCTCCTTTCTAATTCTGGCAGAACAACTACAGGTGCAGAGCTAGGTGACACTCTTGGCAAGGGCCGGAACATCACCGACGGCGAGAGGCTCGTCTCCGCCGGCGGCTCATTCACGCTGGGCTTcttctcgccggcgtcgtcgtcgtcgtcgagcaccAGCCGGAGATACCTCGGGATATGGTTCTCCGTCTCCGACGACGTCGTCTGCTGGGTCGCCAACCGCGACCGCCCTCTCACGGACACCTCCGGCGTGCTGGTGATCACCGACGCGGGGAGCCTCCTCTTGCTCGATGGCTCTGGCCACGTCGTGTGGTCGTCGAACACGACGACCGGGGGCGGCGCGTCCATGGCGGCGCAGCTGCTCGAGTCGGGAAACCTCGTCGTCAGTGAccgcggcaatggcggcgcggGCGCTGTCGTCGTGTGGCAGTCGTTCGACCACCCGTGTGACACGCTGCTCCCCGGCATGAAGATCGGCAAGAACCTGTGGACCGGCGCCGAGTGGTACCtctcgtcgtggcgttcgtccggCGACCCGTCGCCGGGGAACTACCGGTACAGGACGGACACGAAGGGCATGCCGGAGAACGTGCTctgggacggcgacggcgaggtgtaCCGGACGGGGCCGTGGAACGGGCTGTGGTTCAGCGGCATCCCGGAGATGGGGACGTACTCCGACATGTTCAGCTACCAGCTGACGGTGAGCCCCGGCGAGATCACCTTCGGCTACTCCGCCAACGCCGGCGCGCCGTTCTCCCGCCTCGTGGTGACGGGCGTCGGCGAGGTCCAGCGGCTGGTGTGGGAGCCGAGCAGCCGGGCATGGAAGAACTTCTTCCAGGGGCCGAGGGACCTGTGCGACGACTACGGCAAGTGCGGGGCGTTCGGCCTGTGCGACGCCGgcgcggcgtcgacgtcgtTCTGCAGCTGCGTGGAGGGCTTCaccccggcgtcgccgtcgccgtggaagaagatgagggaCACCTCCGCCGGGTGCCGGCGAGACGCGGCGCTGGGCTGCGCCACGGACGGTTTCCTGGCGGTGCGCGGCGTGAAGCTCCCCGACGCGCATAACGCGACGGTGGACAAGCGCGTCACGGTGGAGGAGTGCAGGGCGCGGTGCCTCGCCAACTGCTCGTGCGTCGCCTACGCCCCCGCCGAcatcggaggcggcggcggcggcggcgccgggagcggATGCATCATCTGGGCCGACGACCTCGTCGACCTGCGCTACGTCGATGGAGGACAAGATCTCTACGTGAGGTTGGCGAAATCTGAGTTAG GCAAAGATGGTATTCGGCAACGGCGGCCTCCAGCTGCTGTGGTTATTGGTGCATCCATTGCTTCAGTTGTTGGGGTTCTTCTCATTATTTTGTTGGTCCTCCTATATGTGATTAGGAGGCGTCAGAGGCCTAGAGTATCAG ATGATGATGCGGGCGTTCcagctgctactgctgctgttcATGCTCGTCCTAATCCTGCTTTGGCTGCCCCTTCAATTAATCTGTCTAGTGTGAAGGAGGCTACAGGGAATTTCTCTGAAAGCAATATCATTGGCAGAGGTGGTTTCGGCATTGTCTATCAG GGGAAGCTGCCCAGTGGTAGAAAGGTTGCTGTAAAGAGGCTCACACAGTCTCTTGTTACTGACAAACGCAAGGAGGATTTCATAAGAGAGGTGGAGATGATGTCGAACACAAGGCACGCCTACCTTGTTGAGCTGCTCTGTTACTGCCAAGAAGGAGGCGAGATGATACTAGTCTATGAATACATGGAGAACATGAGCTTGGATCTCTACATATTTG GAGAAGATCGTAGACTGCGAGCCTCTCTGAATTGGGTGCAAAGATTAGACATAATCCGCGGGATCGCCATAGGTGTCGAGTACCTTCACAACGTGAAAGTTATTCACAGGGATCTGAAACCATCCAACATACTCCTAGATGACAATTGGAGACCTAAGGTAGCAGACTTTGGCACTGCCAAGCTGTTTATCAACGACCAGACTGATCCAACATTAGTTCTGTCAGC GGGCTACATAGCTCCAGAATATGCAGCTCAAGGAAATCTGACGCTCAAGTGCGATGTGTATAGCTTTGGAGTTGTGTTGCTAGAGATAATCAGTGGTAAAAGGAACAGGACATTACCAACTTTTCTTCGTCAT aCCTGGGAGTCTTGGAAACAGCATGAGATCGAGGACATTCTTGATTTAGGACTGATCAAACCTGAGCCTGATCTCCTGCTTGGGCTAGACAGGTGCATCCAAATTGGGCTTCTCTGCGTACAGCAATCTCCCGATGACAGGCCTACCATGAATCAGGTTGTCTCAATGCTAACCAAATACAGTTCACAGATAGCCATGCCCAAGAATCCCATGATCAACAGCAGATGCGAGCCTTCAGTTTCACAAGTAGTATCTGACACAGAGCCGGCCTCACACGACAGACCTGGGCCGAGCCTGAACTGA
- the LOC127771848 gene encoding receptor-like serine/threonine-protein kinase SD1-8: MAKATTGICLVDVILFSFFLVAPRAFAAAAAVTDTLRGGRNITDGETLVSADGTFTLGFFSPGVSAKRYLGIWFTVSPDAVCWVANRDSPLNVTSGVLAISDAGSLVLLDGSGGGHVAWSSNSPYAASVEARLSNSGNLVVRDASGSTTTLWQSFDHPSNTLLPGMKMGKNLWTGAEWDLTSWRSPDDPSPGTYRRVLDTSGIPDVVLWQDGVERYRSGPWNGRWFSGNPEAATYTTNLITFQVTVSPGEMSYGYVSKPGAPLTRSVVLDTGVVKRLVWEATSRTWQTYFQGPRDVCDAYAKCGAFGLCDANAPSTSFCGCLRGFSPTSPAAWAMKDASGGCRRNVPLRCGNTTTTDGFALVQGVKLPDTHNASVDTGITVEECRARCVANCSCLAYAAADIRGGGGGSGCVIWTGGIVDLRYVDQGQGLFLRLAESELDEGRSRKFMLWKTVIAAPISATIIMLVLLLAIWCRRKHKISEGIPHNPATTVPSVDLQKVKAATGNFSQSHVIGQGGFGIVYKGQLPDGRMIAVKRLHQSTLAKKGKKDFSNRSLDLYIFGDSGLRLMLNWRKRLGIIHGIANGVAYLHEGSGECVIHRDLKPPNVLLDDSFRPKIADFGTAKLFTADQPEPSNLTVVVSPRGYASPEYAWRGEMTLKCDVYSFGVVLLKTLSGQRNGPMYSLLPHAWELWEQGRAMSLLDATIGLPLSVSGPDHTEMEDELARCVQDAPEERPAMSAVVAMLTSKSSRVDRPKRPGVHGGRSRPPLRESELLGATDNDDDLT; the protein is encoded by the exons CACGCTCCGCGGCGGCCGGAACATCACCGACGGCGAGACGCTCGTGTCGGCCGACGGCACGTTCACTCTGGGGTTCTTCTCCCCGGGGGTGTCAGCCAAGAGATACCTCGGTATATGGTTCACGGTCTCCCCTGATGCCGTTTGCTGGGTGGCCAACCGAGACAGCCCTCTCAACGTCACCTCCGGCGTGCTGGCGATCAGCGACGCCGGGAGCCTCGTCCTGCTcgacggctccggcggcggccatgtcgCGTGGTCGTCGAACTCGCCCTACGCCGCCTCGGTGGAGGCGCGGCTGTCTAACTCCGGCAACCTGGTCGTCCGTGACGCAAGCGGCAGCACCACCACGTTGTGGCAGTCGTTCGATCACCCGTCGAACACCTTGCTGCCGGGCATGAAGATGGGCAAGAACCTGTGGACCGGGGCCGAGTGGGACCTCACGTCGTGGCGCTCGCCGGACGACCCGTCGCCGGGGACCTACCGCCGCGTGCTGGACACCAGCGGCATACCGGACGTTGTCCTGTGGCAAGACGGCGTCGAGAGGTACAGGTCGGGGCCATGGAACGGCCGGTGGTTCAGCGGCAACCCGGAGGCGGCGACGTACACGACGAACCTGATCACGTTCCAGGTGACCGTCAGCCCGGGGGAGATGAGCTACGGCTACGTCTCCAAGCCTGGGGCGCCATTGACGCGCTCCGTCGTGCTCGACACCGGCGTGGTGAAGCGGCTGGTGTGGGAGGCGACGAGCCGGACATGGCAGACGTACTTCCAGGGGCCGAGGGACGTGTGCGACGCCTACGCCAAGTGCGGGGCGTTCGGCCTGTGCGACGCCAACGCGCCGTCGACGTCGTTCTGCGGCTGCCTCAGGGGGTTCAGCCCGACGTCTCCGGCGGCGTGGGCGATGAAGGACGCCTCCGGCGGATGCCGGCGAAACGTGCCGCTGCGCTGCGGcaacacgacgacgacggatgGGTTCGCGTTGGTGCAGGGAGTGAAGCTCCCCGACACGCACAACGCGTCGGTGGACACGGGCATCACGGTGGAGGAGTGCAGGGCGAGGTGCGTGGCCAATTGCTCGTGCTTGGCCTACGCCGCGGCGGATatccgaggaggcggcggtggtagcGGCTGCGTCATTTGGACCGGCGGCATCGTTGATCTTCGGTATGTCGACCAAGGGCAGGGTCTGTTCCTGAGGTTGGCAGAGTCTGAATTAG ATGAGGGTAGGAGCCGGAAGTTTATGCTCTGGAAAACTGTTATTGCTGCACCAATATCTGCCACGATTATTATGCTCGTACTGCTACTTGCTATTTGGTGCAGAAGGAAACACAAAATCTCAG AAGGTATACCTCATAATCCTGCTACAACAGTTCCTTCAGTTGATCTGCAGAAAGTGAAGGCGGCCACTGGAAATTTCTCACAGAGCCATGTGATTGGCCAAGGAGGATTTGGCATAGTTTACAAG GGCCAGTTACCTGATGGGAGAATGATTGCTGTAAAACGGCTACACCAATCAACCCTCGCCAAGAAAGGCAAGAAGGATTTTTCAAACAGGAGTTTGGATCTCTACATATTTG GCGATTCTGGCCTCCGACTCATGCTCAACTGGAGAAAAAGATTGGGCATCATTCATGGGATCGCCAATGGTGTTGCGTACCTGCACGAGGGATCAGGCGAGTGCGTCATCCACAGGGATCTGAAGCCTCCGAACGTACTGTTGGACGACAGTTTCAGACCCAAGATTGCAGATTTTGGCACCGCCAAGCTATTCACAGCAGACCAGCCAGAGCCTTCCAATCTCACCGTTGTGGTTTCACC AAGGGGATACGCATCTCCGGAGTACGCATGGCGAGGGGAGATGACACTAAAGTGCGATGTCTACAGCTTTGGAGTCGTTCTTCTCAAAACCCTTAGCGGACAGAGGAATGGTCCCATGTACAGTCTCCTTCCACAT GCATGGGAGCTGTGGGAGCAGGGCAGGGCGATGTCCCTCCTTGACGCGACGATCGGTCTCCCTCTCTCAGTCTCAGGGCCTGATCACACCGAGATGGAAGATGAACTGGCGAGGTGCGTGCAGGATGCGCCGGAGGAAAGGCCGGCCATGTCGGCGGTCGTCGCGATGCTGACCAGCAAGAGCTCACGGGTGGATCGTCCCAAGAGGCCAGGGGTTCACGGCGGCAGAAGCAGGCCACCGTTGCGCGAGTCGGAGCTGCTGGGCGCCACCGACAATGACGACGATCTCACGTAG